The following are from one region of the Nicotiana tabacum cultivar K326 chromosome 3, ASM71507v2, whole genome shotgun sequence genome:
- the LOC142178056 gene encoding uncharacterized protein LOC142178056 — MVSVFLQAKEADYYQNMMSSMGKSFAEAIKIGEMVENGLKIGRILSQSAIRATSQAIQGGSRGVANRKKKEEVAMTTSSVRKPRLARLHFSERTPQHYYPHQDAAYAMHLQSYAVMNAQPYARPQQQFHQNRAQFPRNQLPHQDQYNPRPPQNNFPYNARARELPRKTNFTPIGESYSSLFPKLVQMGLLQPVPPNRQNPESPSYQPGARCTYHSRVEGHDTESCWTLIRVVENIIEQKRIVLKYEDIPNVTNNPLPAHNNGPVIGMICEDKEFDPALKAIIAIADIEKKTKADAKQEKGEKKRTYVVRGPIISPRLNEPVVIGRAPQRPMTDLTAIPWNYNEAVVTYKGKEVLGEVNETNPTEKYLNLEEVNNATKKRFPLKKPVSAEKAEEFFRKMKTPDYEIIDQLRKSPAQVSLLSLLMNSTEHQKVLIKTLNEAYIPIETTVEQLERMAERFFTINQISFSKNDLPPKGATHNKALHLTVNCEGYYVKRFMLDGSSGVDICPLNSVKNGDRD, encoded by the exons ATGGTCAGTGTCTTCCTTCAAGCCAaagaggctgattattatcaaaacatgatgtcttcAATGGGAAAGTCGTTTGCCGAAGCCatcaaaatcggtgaaatggttgagaatgggttGAAAATAGGGCGAATCTTGAGTCAGTCTGCTATAAGGGCTACCTCCCAAGCAATCCAAGGCGGGTCTAGAGGAGTAGcaaaccgaaagaagaaggaagaagtagCAATGACAACTTCGAGTGTAAGAAAACCCCGTTTGGCCAGACTTCATTTCtctgaaagaaccccacaacactactacccccatcaaGATGCGGCCTATGCTATGCATCTTCAGTCATACGCAGTGATGAATGCACAACCATACGCtaggccacaacaacaatttcaCCAAAACCGAGCTCAATTTCCCAGAAATCAACTTCCTCACCAAGATCAGTATAATCCCCGACCCCCACAAAATAATTTCCCCTACAATGCCCGTGCTCGGGAGCTGCCCAGGAAGACAAACTTCACACCTATTGGTGAGTCATATTCTAGCCTTTTCCCTaaattggtccaaatgggtttgttacaACCCGTACCCCCAAATAGGCAAAATCCAGAGTCACCCTCTTACCAACCTGGCGCCCGATGTACCTATCATTCTAGGGTGGAAGGGCATGACACTGAGAGCTGTTGGACTTTGATAAGGGTTGTTGAAAATATCATAGAACAAAAGCGGATAGTGTTAAAGTATGAAGacattcctaatgtgaccaacaacccGTTACCGGCTCACAACAATGGACCGGTTATTGGAATGATCTgcgaagataaagagtttgatccTGCCTTGAAAGCCATCATTGCAATCGCTGACATCGAGAAAAAGACAAAGGCTGATGCAAAGCAagaaaaaggggagaaaaaga GGACCTATGTGGTACGGGGGCcaataatttcaccaaggctgaatgagcccgtggttattggccgCGCACCGCAGAGGCCCATGACAGATCTTACTGCCATCCCATGGAATTATAACGAGgcggtagtaacctacaaaggaaaagaagtcttGGGAGAAGTAAATGAAACTAACCCAACTGAGAAATACCTCAATCTGGAGGAAGTGAATAATGCCACGAAGAAGCGTTTCCCACTCAAGAAGCCAGTTAGTGCCGAAAAAGCAGAAGAGTTCTTTAGGAAAATGAAAACTCCAGACTACgagataattgaccaactccgaAAGTCTCCTGCTCAGGTCTCTTTGTTGTCTCTATTAATGAATTCAACTGAACATCAGAAAGTGTTGATCAAAACCCTCAATGAAGCTTACATTCCGATTGAAACTACTGTGGAACAACTGGAGAGGATGGCAGAAAGATTCTTCACAATCAATCAGATCTCCTTTAGCAAGAATGACCTGCCCCCGAAGGGGGCC